The DNA segment CAGCACGATCGAGGAGACCAGGCGCCAGCCGGTCGCCCCGTCGAGCCGGGCCGACTCGAGCGTCTCCTCCGGGATGTCGACGAGGCCGGCGTAGAGCAGGATCGCGAAGAAGCCCATCGAGCGCCAGAGCTCCATGATCACAGCGACGGCGAAGGTGCCCTCGGCGGTCGCGAACCAGTCGATGCTGCCGAGACCGAGGAACCCGAGTCCCGCGTTGACCGGGCCCTCCTGGCCGCCGACGGCGAACATGCTCTTGAAGAGCAGCGCGACGGCGACCGTGGGCAGCACGGTCGGGAAGAACACGACGGTCCGGACGAAGGAGGACGCGTTCTTCAGCACGAAGACGTACAGCAGGGCGAGCGCGTAGCCGAGCACGACCTGCCCCGCGGTGATCACGAGCGAGTAGCGGACGGTGAACCAGAGCGCCTCGAGCGCCTGCGGGTCCTGCAGGAAGCGCAGGAAGTTCTCGCCGCCGGAGAACTCGAAGCCGCTGAGCGGATTGCCGGTGAAGAAGGTGAGTCCGAGCGACCAGAGCACCGGGACGAGCTTGATGAGCGTGTAGACGGCGAGAGCCGGTCCGAGAAGGATCAGGATCGCCTTCTTGTCTCCGAGGACGCTGTTCACGGAAGCGCTGTCCTTTCGACGTGCGCGCAGGGCGTGCACGCGGGGGAGGGTGAGGGGAGAGGACGCGAGCCGGCGGCGGGAGGAGCCGCCGGCCCGCTCGGGATCACTGCGCCTGGTCGAGGTCGGCCTGGAGGGCCGACATGTAGTCCTCGGCGCTCATGCCGCCCGAGACCAGCAGCGAGACGTTGGTCTGCGCGTCCGAGGTGGTCTTCGCATCGAAGAGGGCCTCGAACCAGAGCACGGTCTCGTCCGCCTCGTTCACGTACTCCTGGACCGTGGTGGTCAGCGGCGGGACGTCGGTGACCTCCTCGTTCAGCGCGAAGCCCGAGATGACGCCCTGGTTCTGCAGCACGCTCGAGCCGTAGTTCTCGGCGATGCAGGTCAGCCAGTCGCCGACCCCCTCGTCGTAGGCCTTCGTCGAGGTGGCGGTCGCCGCTCCGGCGTTGGCGGGCCACTGGCTGCTGTCGCCCGCTCCACCCGTGACGTTCGGGAACGGGAGGAAGCCGACGTTCTCCTCGCCGATCTGGTTCTGCGCGGGGTCGTTGAGGTTCGCGAGGAACCAGGAGCCGTTGTAGGTCATCGCGGCCTCGCCGGTGAGGAACTGGGCGTTGGCGGTGTCGGTGTCGCGCGAGGTGACGCCCTCGCCGAACAGGCCCGCGCTGCCGAGGTCGGCGACGGCCTGTGCGCCCTCGACGTACTCGGCGTCGGTGAGCTTCGCGTCGCCCGACTGGATGTCCTTCATGGCGTCCGGGCCGATCGAGCGGAAGAGGTAGTTGCCGATCAGGCGGGTGAGCGGCCAGCCCTGGCTGCCGGCCTCGGTGAGCGGGACCACACCGGCGGCCTTCAGCGTCTCGAGCGCGGCGACGAGCTCGTCCCAGGTCTGCGGCTCGGCGATGCCGTTCGCCGCCAGGAGCTGCTTGTTGTACCAGATGCCCTCGACGTTGTACTGGAACGGCAGCGAGACCATGCCGCCGTAGACCGAGGTGATCGTCGAGCGGGCGGCGGGGAGGACGTCGTCCCAGACGCCGAGCTCGGTGAGCTTCTCCTCGTAGTCGACGATGAGGTCGTTCTTGCCGAGGTCGCCGTCGGGTCGGACCTGCGCGGTGCCGGCGACGAAGCTGGTCGGCAGCGCGTCCTGGCTCGCGAGCAGCGTGATCTTCTGCACCACGTCGGCCTGGGCGACCGTCTGGCTGTCGAGCGGCATCGCCTCGTTCTCGGCGGAGCACGCGCCCTCGCCGAGGGTGGCGAGCTCGTCGCGGATGATCGAGTTCTCGGCCGGGGTGAGGACCGAGAAGGAGCCGGCGGCGCCGGACTCGGACGAGCCGCCGCCGTCGCCGGAGGCGCAGCCGGTGAGCAGCAGCACGGCGGCTCCGGTGCCGGCGACGAGCCCGGTGAGGGCCGAGCGGGAGCGACGTCCGCGGGATTCTGCAGAGCGGGACACATTTCCTCCTTGAAAGGTGCAACGGCGTTTCGAACGGGCGATGCCGAGCGGGCATTGTTTGAAACGTTACAATTCAGGAGGCTACCGACGGCTGCACGGGCTGTCAAGACTGTCTTGACACGTTTCAAAAGCTGCGGAACGATGAAGCGTCGTCCGGGCGCTGGAGCCCGATGGCCGCTCCGGCGGCGCACGACGAGGATCGGAGAGACATCGCATGGAACTCGACGGGCAGCGCGCCCTGGTCACCGGTGGCGCGGGAGCGCTCGGACGGGTTGTCTGCCGCGAGCTCGCCCGCGCGGGGGCCGACGTGGTCGTCGTCGATCTCGACGCGGCGGGAGCGGAGGAGGTCGCCCGGAGCGTGCGCGAGGAGGGCAGGGCCGCCCGCGCCGTCGCGGTCGACCTGACCGACTTCGACGCCGTGCAGCGCGCCCTCGGCGCCGTGATCGAGGAGGACGGCGCGATCGACGTCCTGGTCAACGGCGCCGGCGGCGGTGCGGTCTCGTTCTTCCACGAGATGACGGAGCAGACCTGGCGCACCCAGATGTCGCGGAATCTCGACACCGTCTTCGCGGTCACCCGCGCGGTGCTGCCGGCCATGCTCGAGCGGAGGTCCGGCCGGATCGTGAACATCGCCTCGGTCGCGGCGGTCGCCGGGGGGCGGCTCGTCCGCGGGGCGACCGCCTACGCCGCCGCGAAGGCCGGGGTCGTCGGCCTCACCAAGGCGCTCGCGATCGAGGTCGCCGACCAGGGCGTCACCGTCAACGCGCTCGCGCCCGGCGCGCAGCGCACGCCCGGCCGGGACAACGACACCCCCGAGCGGCGCGCGGCGCTGCTCGACCAGATCCCGTCGCGGCTGCTCGGCGAGCCCGAGCACCTCGCCCGGACCATCGTGTTCCTGGCGTCGCCGGCGGCCGTCAACATCACCGGAGTGATCCTGCCGCTCGACGGCGGGCACTCGATCTAGTGATCCCAGGAGACTCCGACATGACCCAGCCCACTCCCGACCCCGAGCGCCTCGCCCGCGGCCGAGCCGCCTTCGACGCCGTCTACGGCGAGGGCAAGGCCGACGGCCTGATCGCGCTGCAGCGCGGCCGCGCCCAGGACCTCGCCCGCTACGGCCTCGAGTTCAACTTCGGCGACGTCAACTCGCGCCCCGGCCTCACCCTGCGCGAGCGCGAGCTGATCACCCTCGGAGTCCTCACCGCGCTCGGCGGGGTGGACGCGCAGCTCCGAGGGCACACCCGGGCGGCCGTCAACACGGGGGCGACGGCGGAGGAGATCGTCGAGGCGGTCATCCACACGGTGCAGTACGTCGGCTTCCCCCGCGCCCTCAACGCGGTGA comes from the Rathayibacter festucae DSM 15932 genome and includes:
- a CDS encoding carbohydrate ABC transporter permease, whose product is MNSVLGDKKAILILLGPALAVYTLIKLVPVLWSLGLTFFTGNPLSGFEFSGGENFLRFLQDPQALEALWFTVRYSLVITAGQVVLGYALALLYVFVLKNASSFVRTVVFFPTVLPTVAVALLFKSMFAVGGQEGPVNAGLGFLGLGSIDWFATAEGTFAVAVIMELWRSMGFFAILLYAGLVDIPEETLESARLDGATGWRLVSSIVLPLSLPVLLSSVIFSFNSTLKVFDTLLALNNGGPGSSTTPLTLYMYRTVFSYSDYGYGSTIALVLTIMCFLVTLFIFRSSRRDNTKEA
- a CDS encoding ABC transporter substrate-binding protein — translated: MSRSAESRGRRSRSALTGLVAGTGAAVLLLTGCASGDGGGSSESGAAGSFSVLTPAENSIIRDELATLGEGACSAENEAMPLDSQTVAQADVVQKITLLASQDALPTSFVAGTAQVRPDGDLGKNDLIVDYEEKLTELGVWDDVLPAARSTITSVYGGMVSLPFQYNVEGIWYNKQLLAANGIAEPQTWDELVAALETLKAAGVVPLTEAGSQGWPLTRLIGNYLFRSIGPDAMKDIQSGDAKLTDAEYVEGAQAVADLGSAGLFGEGVTSRDTDTANAQFLTGEAAMTYNGSWFLANLNDPAQNQIGEENVGFLPFPNVTGGAGDSSQWPANAGAATATSTKAYDEGVGDWLTCIAENYGSSVLQNQGVISGFALNEEVTDVPPLTTTVQEYVNEADETVLWFEALFDAKTTSDAQTNVSLLVSGGMSAEDYMSALQADLDQAQ
- a CDS encoding SDR family NAD(P)-dependent oxidoreductase — encoded protein: MELDGQRALVTGGAGALGRVVCRELARAGADVVVVDLDAAGAEEVARSVREEGRAARAVAVDLTDFDAVQRALGAVIEEDGAIDVLVNGAGGGAVSFFHEMTEQTWRTQMSRNLDTVFAVTRAVLPAMLERRSGRIVNIASVAAVAGGRLVRGATAYAAAKAGVVGLTKALAIEVADQGVTVNALAPGAQRTPGRDNDTPERRAALLDQIPSRLLGEPEHLARTIVFLASPAAVNITGVILPLDGGHSI
- a CDS encoding carboxymuconolactone decarboxylase family protein encodes the protein MTQPTPDPERLARGRAAFDAVYGEGKADGLIALQRGRAQDLARYGLEFNFGDVNSRPGLTLRERELITLGVLTALGGVDAQLRGHTRAAVNTGATAEEIVEAVIHTVQYVGFPRALNAVKVVSEALEAHGVALPEPLLPESPAESPLRE